A genomic window from Cutibacterium acnes includes:
- a CDS encoding ribonuclease J, giving the protein MTPPDLQPDVLRIIPLGGLGDVGRNMSCYEINGEMLVIDCGVLFPEDDHPGVDLLLPGLDYLDEEKLAKVKALVLTHGHEDHIGAVPYLLKRRPDIPIYGSKLTLALVEAKLREHRIKGYKLNVVHEGDVAEVGEQFDLEFIAVNHSIPDALAVCVRTDAGTLINTGDFKMDQLPLDGRITDLRAFARLGEEGVDLFMVDSTNAEVPGFVKSETEIEPAIERVFEKAKKKLIVACFASHVHRVQQVLNMAVRHHRKVCYVGRSMVRNMAVAQDLGYLDVPENTVIELRDLDHYRDNEVVIISTGSQGEPLSALARIANREHRDIEVGEGDTVLLASSLIPGNENAVYRVINGLTKLGAAVVHKGNALVHVSGHAAAGELLYAYNIVRPRAVMPIHGEVRHLVANADLAKATGVDENNVVLVEDGGVIDLVDGVPRVVGKVDASYILVDGSGVGELTEDTLTDRRILGEEGFLSVVTVVDTRSASVVSRPAIQARGFAEGDSVFAEITDQIVTELEKAMAGGMDDTHRLQQVVRRTIGRWVSRSLRRRPMIVPVVVKI; this is encoded by the coding sequence ATGACACCTCCGGACCTGCAACCGGACGTTTTGCGCATCATCCCCCTCGGAGGCTTGGGGGATGTTGGGCGCAACATGTCGTGCTATGAAATCAACGGGGAGATGCTCGTCATTGACTGCGGGGTGCTCTTCCCAGAGGACGACCATCCCGGGGTTGATTTACTGCTTCCCGGGCTGGACTACCTCGACGAGGAGAAGCTGGCCAAGGTGAAGGCTCTGGTGCTCACACATGGCCACGAGGATCATATTGGTGCGGTGCCGTACCTGCTTAAACGTCGCCCCGATATCCCGATCTACGGCTCTAAGCTGACCCTGGCGCTGGTCGAGGCGAAACTGCGTGAACACCGCATTAAGGGCTACAAACTCAATGTTGTTCACGAGGGCGATGTCGCTGAGGTTGGCGAGCAGTTTGACCTGGAATTTATCGCCGTTAACCACTCCATTCCTGACGCTCTGGCAGTGTGTGTGCGCACCGATGCCGGAACTCTCATTAACACCGGCGACTTCAAGATGGACCAGCTTCCGCTAGACGGACGCATCACCGATCTGCGTGCCTTCGCGCGACTCGGTGAGGAGGGGGTCGATCTGTTCATGGTTGACTCCACGAATGCCGAGGTTCCGGGGTTCGTGAAGTCCGAGACTGAGATCGAGCCTGCTATCGAGAGGGTCTTCGAGAAGGCGAAAAAGAAGCTTATTGTGGCTTGCTTCGCCTCCCATGTGCATCGCGTCCAGCAAGTGCTCAATATGGCCGTGCGTCATCACCGCAAGGTTTGCTACGTCGGTCGTTCAATGGTCCGCAATATGGCTGTTGCTCAGGACCTGGGCTACCTCGACGTGCCGGAGAACACCGTCATCGAGCTGCGCGACCTCGACCACTACCGAGATAACGAGGTCGTCATCATCTCCACTGGGTCCCAAGGTGAGCCACTTTCGGCCCTAGCAAGGATCGCCAACCGAGAGCACCGAGACATCGAGGTGGGGGAGGGAGATACCGTTTTGCTGGCATCCTCTCTCATCCCGGGTAATGAGAATGCCGTCTATCGAGTGATTAATGGCCTGACGAAGCTTGGCGCCGCCGTGGTACATAAGGGCAACGCTTTGGTCCACGTTTCCGGCCATGCCGCAGCCGGAGAGCTGCTGTACGCGTATAACATCGTGCGGCCACGCGCTGTGATGCCGATTCATGGTGAGGTGCGTCATCTTGTCGCTAATGCCGATCTGGCCAAAGCAACCGGTGTCGATGAGAACAACGTGGTGCTTGTCGAGGACGGCGGGGTTATTGACCTTGTTGACGGAGTACCGCGAGTTGTTGGCAAGGTCGATGCCTCGTACATCCTTGTTGACGGATCTGGGGTGGGGGAGCTTACCGAGGACACGCTCACTGATCGCCGTATCCTCGGTGAGGAGGGATTCTTGTCAGTCGTCACCGTGGTCGACACCCGCTCGGCGTCAGTGGTGTCTCGCCCGGCGATCCAGGCGCGTGGTTTTGCCGAGGGCGACTCGGTCTTCGCGGAGATCACCGACCAGATCGTCACCGAGCTAGAGAAGGCGATGGCCGGTGGTATGGACGATACCCACCGGTTGCAACAGGTGGTTCGTCGGACCATTGGTCGGTGGGTATCGCGGTCTCTGCGGCGTCGACCTATGATCGTGCCTGTCGTCGTCAAAATCTGA
- the dapB gene encoding 4-hydroxy-tetrahydrodipicolinate reductase, whose product MIKVAVFGAKGRMGTAVCQAVEEAEDTELVAAVDSGGDRSDASGADVIVDFTTPDAVMDNLSWAISHDINTVVGTTGFDDERYQVLRDQLADHPNIGCLVAPNFSIGAVLMMHFAEQAARFYESAEIVELHHPNKVDAPSGTARTTATKIAAARQEAGLGEVPDATKSQLNGARGAVVEGVHVHSVRLRGLVAHQEVLFGAEGETLTIRHDSMDRVSFMSGVLTGVRGVLDRPGLTVGIEGLLGLE is encoded by the coding sequence ATGATTAAGGTCGCTGTGTTCGGAGCCAAGGGACGTATGGGAACTGCGGTGTGCCAGGCCGTCGAGGAAGCTGAGGACACCGAGCTTGTTGCGGCTGTTGATAGCGGTGGCGACCGTTCCGACGCTTCGGGAGCCGACGTCATCGTCGACTTCACCACTCCGGACGCCGTTATGGATAACCTGTCATGGGCGATTTCCCATGACATTAACACTGTCGTCGGCACGACTGGGTTTGACGATGAGCGGTATCAGGTTCTGCGCGACCAGCTCGCCGACCATCCGAATATCGGCTGCTTGGTGGCCCCGAACTTTTCTATCGGCGCTGTCCTCATGATGCACTTCGCCGAGCAGGCCGCAAGGTTCTACGAGTCTGCGGAGATCGTCGAGCTGCATCACCCCAATAAGGTTGACGCGCCTTCCGGTACTGCCCGCACAACCGCGACCAAGATTGCCGCAGCGCGTCAAGAGGCCGGTTTGGGAGAGGTCCCGGACGCAACGAAGAGTCAGCTCAACGGAGCCCGTGGAGCTGTCGTTGAGGGGGTTCACGTCCATAGCGTGCGTCTACGCGGTCTCGTCGCCCACCAGGAGGTGCTATTCGGAGCTGAGGGAGAGACTCTCACGATCCGACACGATTCCATGGACCGAGTCTCCTTCATGTCGGGTGTCCTGACGGGGGTTCGCGGAGTCCTGGATCGTCCTGGTCTGACTGTTGGTATTGAAGGGTTGCTGGGACTTGAATGA
- a CDS encoding DUF2993 domain-containing protein, translated as MTPSEPTQVLPPRPRTGSDTVVTVDRDRRRHRFIKWLIAIVVVALLAIAAMIVDQTFRARAEKDIATTIATSVGADASTIGVMIHNRPFLKALVTDELQGLDATIPKATVARDDTTVTFHDVDVHANGIRHVREKSQTVAETMSASGRVDWSELSRLAGAKITYNDDAGETGRVTIVREMSVLGARVDVSITAVPGVEATSRRVTLSSPSASLDDIPIPDVLLKPILEGITSRFTLPNLGNLHYESLKATPQGLDFSLVGTEVKLSDLTGR; from the coding sequence ATGACGCCAAGCGAGCCGACTCAGGTACTTCCGCCGAGGCCACGGACCGGTTCTGACACGGTGGTGACGGTCGACCGTGACCGCCGCCGCCATCGCTTTATTAAGTGGCTGATTGCCATTGTCGTCGTTGCGTTGCTTGCGATCGCAGCAATGATTGTCGATCAGACATTTCGGGCGAGAGCTGAAAAGGACATTGCAACGACTATTGCGACGTCCGTGGGAGCCGATGCCTCGACGATTGGGGTGATGATTCACAACCGTCCTTTCCTCAAAGCGCTAGTCACTGACGAGTTGCAAGGGCTTGATGCGACCATTCCGAAGGCGACTGTGGCCAGAGACGACACCACGGTGACCTTCCATGACGTTGACGTTCATGCCAATGGAATTCGGCACGTCCGGGAGAAATCCCAGACAGTGGCCGAGACGATGTCAGCCTCTGGCCGTGTTGACTGGTCTGAGCTGTCGCGGTTGGCGGGTGCAAAAATCACCTATAACGACGACGCCGGGGAAACCGGCAGGGTGACGATCGTGCGGGAGATGTCGGTATTGGGAGCTCGGGTAGACGTCAGTATTACCGCCGTACCCGGGGTCGAGGCCACGTCTCGGCGGGTGACCTTGAGTAGTCCGTCGGCGAGCCTCGATGACATCCCAATCCCTGACGTGTTGCTCAAACCGATCCTAGAAGGGATTACCTCACGGTTTACTCTTCCTAATCTGGGAAATCTGCATTATGAATCCCTTAAAGCGACGCCACAAGGTCTCGACTTCTCTCTGGTTGGCACCGAAGTGAAACTGTCTGACCTCACGGGACGGTGA
- a CDS encoding pyruvate dehydrogenase: MRPVGRLSHVVSTAEVPFMNVAEQLVQQLLDAGVRRIYGIVGDSLNPVVDAVRKTGGSVKGGIDWVHVRHEEAAAFAAAAEATLTGELAVCAGSCGPGNLHLINGLFDAYRSQVPVLAIASHVPSVQIGMSYFQETHPDRLFVECSDYCELVSTPEQAPRVMNSAIRHAVAGSTVSVITLPGDISDKKAAAPSPVFIPSRRPTIEPNPEDVRQLVKLLNDVRKVAIFAGAGVEGAHDEVLALADKLKAPIGHSLRGKDFIQYDNPFDVGMTGLLGYGAAAEGMNDADVLILLGTDFPYNQFLPDTLTVQVENRPEKLGRRTDVSFPIHADVKALCDAVTPLLKQHDDKFLKAAVKRHAKIMKAPVGSYTRNVEHMKPIHPEYVAHVLNEVADRDAIFTADTGMCNVWTARYIDPLGTRRLIGSFLHGSMANALPHAIGAQASHPGRQVISVSGDGGLSMLLGELVTARMLNLPIKVVAFNNSTLGMVKLEMLVNGLPDFGTDVHDVDYAGLAKAIGFHAERVDDPRNIRRALTDAMDFDGPALVEVITDPNALSLPPEIKGEQMIGFATAMSKIVLNRGAGEAVSMATSNMRNIPRF, from the coding sequence ATGCGGCCGGTCGGCCGCTTGTCCCATGTCGTCAGTACTGCGGAGGTCCCTTTCATGAATGTTGCCGAACAGCTCGTCCAACAGCTCCTCGATGCGGGGGTGCGGCGGATCTACGGCATCGTCGGTGACTCCCTCAACCCGGTCGTCGATGCGGTTCGTAAGACGGGCGGCTCCGTCAAGGGCGGCATTGATTGGGTGCACGTCCGTCACGAGGAGGCCGCGGCCTTCGCAGCCGCTGCAGAGGCGACCTTGACCGGTGAGCTCGCGGTATGTGCGGGCTCCTGCGGGCCGGGCAACCTGCACCTCATCAATGGTCTGTTCGATGCCTACCGTTCCCAAGTCCCGGTGTTGGCTATCGCATCTCACGTTCCTAGCGTCCAGATCGGCATGAGCTACTTCCAGGAGACTCACCCGGACCGTCTGTTTGTGGAGTGCTCCGACTACTGTGAGCTGGTTTCTACCCCGGAGCAGGCTCCGCGCGTCATGAATTCGGCCATCCGCCATGCCGTTGCTGGTAGCACCGTCTCCGTTATCACCCTTCCCGGCGACATTTCCGACAAGAAGGCTGCAGCGCCCTCCCCGGTTTTCATCCCGAGTCGTCGGCCGACTATCGAGCCGAACCCGGAGGACGTCCGTCAACTGGTCAAGCTGCTTAACGACGTCAGGAAAGTCGCCATCTTTGCCGGCGCGGGTGTCGAGGGCGCTCACGATGAGGTCCTTGCTCTGGCCGACAAGCTCAAGGCCCCTATCGGCCACTCCCTGCGTGGTAAGGACTTCATCCAATACGACAACCCCTTTGACGTCGGTATGACCGGCTTGCTGGGCTACGGTGCTGCTGCCGAGGGCATGAATGACGCCGATGTTCTCATCCTGCTAGGAACCGATTTCCCCTACAACCAGTTCCTCCCTGATACCCTCACTGTCCAGGTTGAGAACCGTCCAGAGAAGCTAGGACGTCGTACTGACGTGTCCTTCCCGATCCATGCCGATGTTAAAGCCCTTTGCGACGCCGTCACCCCGCTGCTGAAACAGCATGATGACAAATTCCTTAAGGCCGCAGTTAAGCGCCACGCCAAGATTATGAAGGCCCCGGTCGGCTCGTACACTCGCAATGTCGAGCACATGAAGCCGATCCACCCCGAGTACGTCGCGCACGTCCTCAATGAAGTAGCTGACCGTGATGCCATCTTCACTGCCGATACTGGTATGTGCAATGTGTGGACGGCTCGTTATATCGATCCCCTTGGCACCCGCCGTCTTATCGGATCCTTCCTGCATGGATCGATGGCCAATGCCCTGCCGCACGCCATTGGCGCCCAGGCTTCCCACCCCGGGCGTCAGGTTATTTCGGTGTCCGGTGACGGCGGCCTCTCGATGCTCCTTGGAGAACTCGTGACAGCGCGTATGCTCAACTTGCCGATCAAGGTGGTTGCCTTCAATAACTCCACTCTCGGCATGGTCAAACTGGAGATGCTCGTGAATGGGTTACCTGACTTCGGTACCGACGTCCACGACGTCGACTATGCAGGTCTCGCCAAAGCGATTGGGTTTCACGCCGAGCGGGTTGATGACCCACGCAACATTCGCCGTGCCCTAACGGATGCTATGGATTTTGACGGTCCAGCCCTAGTCGAGGTGATCACTGACCCCAACGCCTTGTCCCTGCCGCCTGAGATCAAGGGCGAGCAGATGATCGGGTTTGCCACCGCCATGAGCAAGATTGTGCTCAATCGTGGTGCTGGTGAGGCGGTGTCGATGGCCACGTCCAATATGAGGAACATTCCCCGCTTCTGA